Within the candidate division KSB1 bacterium genome, the region AGTAGATGCACAAAAGAATATTTATGTTGCAGACTTTGGCAATCGAGTTATTCGCAAAATTCATTCAAAGGGAACTTGACCACCGCCTTAAAAACATTTCAATATGTCTAGATTTTGTGTGAAACAATTGGAAAGGTCTAAGTTACAAAAGTATCCCATCAAAATATGATAAAATGAGTGTCTATCCAGCCAATACTTCCTTCCCACAAATTAAAAAAAATTGTTTGTTCGCGAGAGAAATTATAACTTTACTCGAAACATGAAAACTCAAAAAATTAAATTATGGAAAAAACTGATTTACTAGAATATTGGATTAATAGTTCTAATAGAGATTTTACAACTTTGGAGCATTTATTCGAAAAAGGGGATTATCACTGGGCTTTATTTATTGGGCATCTGGTTATTGAAAAGCTGCTAAAAGCTTATTATGTAAAACATATTGATAACCAACCGCCATTTACTCACAATTTATTATTTCTTGCCGAAAAATCAAAACTACAATTAAGTGAAACACAAAAAGATAACCTGGTAACAATAACTGCTTTTAATATTCGCACAAGATATGATGATTACAAATTAGCTTTTTATTAAACCTGTACTAAAGAATATACAGAAGAATGGATTAACAAAATTGCAGGATTAAGAAAATGGATCAAAGAGTTGCTATTAAAATAGCGGAAAAATATGTTAACTACTTAAGAAATAATAAATTCACTGTCCAAAAAGCCTATTTATTTGGTTCTTACGTTAGTGGTAAATATAATGAAGATAGCGATATTGATTTGGCAATAGTTATGGATACACTGCCTAACAGTTTTACTACCCAAGTAGAATTGATGAAAATAAGTCGAAAATTTGATACAAGAATTGAGCCTCACCCATTTGAAGAATCAGATTTCAATACTACGAATCCATTTGCGAATGAAATTCTTAAAAATGGTATCCGGATTACTTGAGAATTCATGATCCCGAATTTAATGGTGATATTGAAGATTGCCAGGGAAGAAATCATGCAAAAAGGGATTAACCTGGATAATTTATAGCCGCCAAGACTCAAAGACACAAAGCTTTAAAAAATAAAGGTTAAGAAAGATTGATTTTTTATATTGACCGAAAATTGGTTCATAGTAATCTTCTTTATAACTTTAATATTCTTAGTGACTTAGAGTCTTTGTGGCAAAAATTCATGAATAGTGCGGGTTAATTATTTTAAGTCCAAATATTGACCTCAATTCTTTTGATTATTGAATGTCCTAGACAAAATATGGCCCATGATTTTCCTGATTAATGGGATAACAACGAATGAAACGCAATCATGAAATCGTAGCAATAAAACAAGTCATTTTATTTTTATCATTCCCGATTCTATCATTCAATTTGTCGTACCTTCCAATTTCGGAAAACAATAAACAAATTCCTTCAATTCAATCCAATGAACCTATTGTGATTATAACTGTTGACCAAAAAGCCCCTGGTGACGGAATTAAGGTGAGTTCAATAAACGACGGCGGAATTTCTGCAAATTGCAGCTATCATGAGATCCTTGAAATATTCAAAATAAAAGCCAGGAAAAGTGGCGCCAATATTATAAAAATAACAGAACATAAACTTCCTGTTTCCGGAAACAGTTGCGATAGGATGAAAGCGGATTTATACAAGGTTGAAGATTTCAGGAAATATGAAACGGAAATACATTGGAGCCGGGATCGCAAACTAAAATGGGAAGATTTTAAAGCAATTGCACCGCCGGATTCGTTCAAAAATATTGCCGCCATAACCTACTGCGGAATAGGATATCATTCTAATAGAGTTCTACTATCTGCTCCAGCCAAAATTTGGGTTACGAATATCTTTAACTGTAATAAATCCTGGGTTAGAGAAAACCACAAAAACCCTGGTGTTTTGGATCATGAACAGCTCCATTTCGACTTGAGCGAAATTTATGCTCGTAAGATGAGAAAATCATTTCAAGAATCAAATTTAACAACAATGAGTCAACAAACTGAATAAATCAAAAATAAATGTCCATCAAAATGAATCCCGCTTCATCCTCCGGTAAAATCCATTGATCATCTGAATTCAACCATTTGTCGGTAACCTGCAAACTTCAAAATTTTCTTTCCGTACTACTTCTCAAATTGAATCCTAACAACCTTTACTTGAATGACAATGTTTGTGAAATTTGATTAGGAAGGAAAAAACCAATGGCAAATTTGGAAACTCAAACTCAAACTTCAGGTTCCGCCGCTTCCAGGTTTTGGCAGCGTTTACCTATCTTAATCCGGGCCATATTGCTGGGATTTTTTGTCAATACAATTGGGGTCGGAGCCTGGGTAACTATTTTGACTATTGTACCAGGGCCATGGTCTATGTTTTTAATGCTTGGGATATTATGGTTATATTGGAAGTATTTTAGTGGCAACTGGTGGCCTAAAACCACTGCAGACTCAAGGAGAAATAATTTTCGAGCTGTAAAATTGTCGCCAGAGGTTTGGAAGTGGGGTCTGGCGGCTGCATTACTTTTTGTGGTTGTTTTTCAATCCGGGCTTGTGGTAACCTTCCGAATCATCGAATTTCCAGCAGAAGCTTTTAAATTGGAATATAATTTCGATGCGATACCACTTTGGGCAGCCTGGGTGGGAATTGTGATGGCATCTTTAGTGGCGGGTATCTGTGAAGAGACCGGCTTTCGAGGATACATGCAGGTTCCTTTGGAAAGACGTTATGGTCCTGTGGTTGGAATTTCGATTGTTTCAACTGTATTTCTGCTTGCACATCTCCACCAGGCATGGGCCGGGCCAATGCTCTTCCATATTTTTGCAG harbors:
- a CDS encoding CPBP family intramembrane metalloprotease, translating into MANLETQTQTSGSAASRFWQRLPILIRAILLGFFVNTIGVGAWVTILTIVPGPWSMFLMLGILWLYWKYFSGNWWPKTTADSRRNNFRAVKLSPEVWKWGLAAALLFVVVFQSGLVVTFRIIEFPAEAFKLEYNFDAIPLWAAWVGIVMASLVAGICEETGFRGYMQVPLERRYGPVVGISIVSTVFLLAHLHQAWAGPMLFHIFAASAMMGILAYTSGSLLPGIIAHTILDIFNFSYWWSDVAGKFEKRPIAETGVDLHFMVWILICGVSIVLFFSSTRKIQTARQQTLRGEI
- a CDS encoding nucleotidyltransferase domain-containing protein, with the translated sequence MDQRVAIKIAEKYVNYLRNNKFTVQKAYLFGSYVSGKYNEDSDIDLAIVMDTLPNSFTTQVELMKISRKFDTRIEPHPFEESDFNTTNPFANEILKNGIRIT